A segment of the Terribacillus aidingensis genome:
TCGATAACGACGACACCCGACATATCAATGAACAGATGATCGACTCCCAGCTTCGAGCAGCTATGCAGTACGTTATCCATCATATACTGAGCTCGATTCGTATCGATTTCTCCTACAAGCGGCAATAGCGCCACAGTAGGTGTCAATGAAATTACAGGTGTGCTAAGCTCCAGTATCATATCCTGCTGTGCCTGTAATTTGAACTCAGATTGCTTTGCATTTTCACGGATGAACCAGACGATCACCTGACTAAACGAATCGGTTATTTTCTGATAATAATCCAAAGCTGTCTGCGCATCTACTTTCTTCTCCGTGCAGAATTCCCGAAGAACCTCGAGATACAATGCCTGATTGCGATAAAATTCATTTATGATTGCTTCAATCGGTGTATCCAAGTGCCGATCATCCTTGGCAATAGAAACGATCCAATCCTCAAATGCATCACACGAATTAGTGGTATCCTGATTCAAAACTTCACAAAATTGCTCGTGAAATCCTCTATTCTGTGCTTTCAGCTGTGCAATTGCGTCCGGATCTGTTACCGAATATACGCCGCTCGATTTGTCAGCTGCAGCGTACCACTTCTCTACTAAGTGATCTATATTTTCCAGATAGTGCTGATGTAATTCCTGTTGATATAGCATTTCTCTGCTCCTTATTTCTTTCTTCAAGTAATCTAAACACATTTTACTATAGCATCTTTTTTTGATGTAAATCTATACAGAACAGATGATATAAAGGAAAAATAATACCATTTTCCTAAGTTAAGATGAATAATGGGAAACATGACAGAGGACAATAAGATTAAATCGACAGGAAGTTGAGGTGCTCTTCAATGTATTATTACAAAGAGGAATTAATCAATATCATCAAACCGGATAAGCCCGATCCCGCTGCTGCGAAAGTATTGCAGGAAATCCTAGGCGGTCATTATGGAGAAATGCGTACTATGATGCAATTCTTCTTCCAAAGCTCGAACTTCCGCGGAAAACAGAAACAGTTCCGTGATCTTCTGCGCGGTATCTTCCTGGAAGAAATAGCTCATGTTGAGCTAGTGCAAAATACAATCAATGCCTTGCTGGACGAGTCTGGTGAAGGTGGAGCAGGAAACACTGCGCCCGATGGAGCTCCACTTGATGGTCCAATCGAACAGACGCCTAACGTAAACCCGCATCACTATATCATCGGTGCACAGTCTTCTATTCCATTTGATGCGGCAGGTAATCCATGGAATGGCTCATGGGTTTACAGCCATGGCAACTTGATTGCTGACCTGCTAAATAACGTCGTGCTGGAATCAACTGGCGTTTTGCAGAAGACACGTATATATGAAATGAGTTCCAATGCTACATTCCGGGAAACTTTAGCTTTCCTTATCGTTCGGGATAATGCACACCAGAACGCTTTTGCAAAAGCATTGGAAACACTCGGTGTGGATTGGGGCAGAATCTTACCGGTGCCGAATTATGACATCAACAAATATCCCGAATGTAAAAAATTCGTAGATATGGGCTTCCATAATACACAATTCAATTTCCGTCTTGATCAAACCCGTATCGCAGAAATTATCCAGGGAACCGTACCTAGCAGAAATGGCGGGGAATTCTCAGTTTCCCAACCGCCAGCTGGCTACCCTGTACCTGAATTGCCGGAACTTCCAAATGAGCATAGCACCGGAATAAGTGACTTGAATCGATAAGACAAAAAAGCTCACCAGCATATACTGGTGAGCTTTTGGATTATTTTAGACCATTATTTTTATTTGTAGTATCTTTAATCTCTGCTTCTTCACGTCTTACGTTTTCACGTACATGGACATTTTCTTTGACGTCTTTCTTGTTGACGACAATCTCTTCTTTAATGACGTCTTTCTTATCCACATCTACTTTTTCTTCGAATACCGGCACATGAATTTCATCTTTTTCTGTGTAAGCTTCAGCTGTTTTACCTCGTTCACTTACTTTATTGACTGGGCGGCGTTCGATACTCACTTCCTGTTTTGTTACAGGAACCTCAAATTCTTCTTGATCCGTCACCGTACGTTTATCAATATTAACCTCACCGGATTTCACTGTATTCGTATCAACATCGACTACCTCTTCATGCAATTCCATTTGTTCTGTCTGGGATGCATTAGGTTGTCCTGTTTTACCGCTATTCAAATCCGCAAAAGCAGTATTGCCAGTTTGTGTTGTGTTATTTCCAGGTGTTGTATTTTTTTCTTGTGCTCTTAATGTGTCACTATTTGTTGCTGAGACATCTGCCTGCAATTTTTGCTGTGCTGAGGGATGAACAAACAACAGGATTTTTCCGCTCTTCAATTCATCTACATAACGGTCAGTTTCTTTTTGGTTCAAGTTAAGATCCTCTAATGCCTTCTCCTCTGGATCATCTCCGGAAAACAAAGCAGATACCTTATCGCCAAAGGAACCTTTAGCCTCCTTATAGTTCACGCTCAATCTGTCAGCCAGAATAGAAGACTCAGGTTTCTTGTCTGTAATGACTGTTACTTTGTTTTCTTGAATACCTTTGGATTTCAATTCGTTCACTCTTACAATCACATCATTTTCATTTTGGAAGGTTTCGATTTTATTTTGCGCTAACATGTTGTATGCCTCCTAAATAGTTTTGAAGTGTTTCATGTTTTTTGTATTCCCGGCATAGCATTTTATAAACATGCCCTCTAATTTTCAGACCTCATTGCACAAAAAAGAAGATGTATTCTCATACATCTTCTTAGTTATATTACGGATGAAATAGCACCTTCACGGCATCAATACTTCGATCGGTAAGCTGCTTAAAAATTGCAGGACCTTCACTTAAAGGTATGTGATGACTTATCATTTTCTCTCCATTTATTTGGCCAGTTTTCATGTAATGAATAGCATTTGTCCACTCTTGACCAGGAAATGGAGCAGATAAAGCATTCCAAGAGCCGTGAATTGTAAGCTCATTTCTGACGATTTTCTCAAAATAAAATCTCTCAATTCGTATATCAGCGTATGGGATACCCAAATAGACAATCTCTCCACCTTTTTTAGGAAGTGATAATACTTGTGCAGATGTCACTGGTGAACCGGCTGATTCGATTGCCAGGTCAACTCCAGTTCCATCTTTGTATGCCAGTATCGCTTCATGAGGTTCAGCTGCCGAACCATCAATCACATAATCGGCACCAATTTCTAAAGCAATATCCAATTTTCTTTTATCGATATCGATGGCAATGACTGTCTTCGCTCCAAAGATTCTAGCCCATTGTATCGCAAGCAGCCCGATACTTCCGGCTCCCATTACAGCAACAGTTGCTCCAGGTTTGATTTGTGTCCGATAGAAACCATGAGCTACAACAGCAGCAGGCTCAATAAGTGCTGCCGTCTCATCATTCACTTCAGGAGGAAGTGGTATAACATGATTTGCTGGCAGCTTTACATACTCTGCAAAAGCACCAGGTACCTTGGATCCGATGACCATTAAATCCTCACATCGCGAAGGCTGACCGCTCTTGCAATAGCAGCAGTTTCCACATGCATGTGTCGGACAGGCAGCCACTCTATCTCCTCTTTTTACATTAGTGACAGCC
Coding sequences within it:
- a CDS encoding galactitol-1-phosphate 5-dehydrogenase → MKTLNLYGVEDIRFEQSPRPTIEAENDVIIKITAAGICGSDLSRYKKLGPYRAGMTFGHEFSGVVEETGAAVTNVKRGDRVAACPTHACGNCCYCKSGQPSRCEDLMVIGSKVPGAFAEYVKLPANHVIPLPPEVNDETAALIEPAAVVAHGFYRTQIKPGATVAVMGAGSIGLLAIQWARIFGAKTVIAIDIDKRKLDIALEIGADYVIDGSAAEPHEAILAYKDGTGVDLAIESAGSPVTSAQVLSLPKKGGEIVYLGIPYADIRIERFYFEKIVRNELTIHGSWNALSAPFPGQEWTNAIHYMKTGQINGEKMISHHIPLSEGPAIFKQLTDRSIDAVKVLFHP
- a CDS encoding manganese catalase family protein — translated: MYYYKEELINIIKPDKPDPAAAKVLQEILGGHYGEMRTMMQFFFQSSNFRGKQKQFRDLLRGIFLEEIAHVELVQNTINALLDESGEGGAGNTAPDGAPLDGPIEQTPNVNPHHYIIGAQSSIPFDAAGNPWNGSWVYSHGNLIADLLNNVVLESTGVLQKTRIYEMSSNATFRETLAFLIVRDNAHQNAFAKALETLGVDWGRILPVPNYDINKYPECKKFVDMGFHNTQFNFRLDQTRIAEIIQGTVPSRNGGEFSVSQPPAGYPVPELPELPNEHSTGISDLNR
- a CDS encoding STAS domain-containing protein encodes the protein MLYQQELHQHYLENIDHLVEKWYAAADKSSGVYSVTDPDAIAQLKAQNRGFHEQFCEVLNQDTTNSCDAFEDWIVSIAKDDRHLDTPIEAIINEFYRNQALYLEVLREFCTEKKVDAQTALDYYQKITDSFSQVIVWFIRENAKQSEFKLQAQQDMILELSTPVISLTPTVALLPLVGEIDTNRAQYMMDNVLHSCSKLGVDHLFIDMSGVVVIDTMVAQRIFSIIESLKLLGVETIISGMRPEIAQTSTQLGIPFNQLKTTHSLKNAVEKIMLQKIK
- a CDS encoding DUF2382 domain-containing protein: MLAQNKIETFQNENDVIVRVNELKSKGIQENKVTVITDKKPESSILADRLSVNYKEAKGSFGDKVSALFSGDDPEEKALEDLNLNQKETDRYVDELKSGKILLFVHPSAQQKLQADVSATNSDTLRAQEKNTTPGNNTTQTGNTAFADLNSGKTGQPNASQTEQMELHEEVVDVDTNTVKSGEVNIDKRTVTDQEEFEVPVTKQEVSIERRPVNKVSERGKTAEAYTEKDEIHVPVFEEKVDVDKKDVIKEEIVVNKKDVKENVHVRENVRREEAEIKDTTNKNNGLK